The Nitrosomonas sp. sh817 genome includes a window with the following:
- a CDS encoding SUMF1/EgtB/PvdO family nonheme iron enzyme, which yields MAKIFINYRRKDSAPYAGRLYDRLAGHFGYDHVFMDIDQIEPGEVFDQVIEDKLAAVQAAVVLIGEHWLDITDANGQRRLDDPDDWVRLEIAAVLERGIRVIPVLVGGATMPKSTQLPECLGPLTRRQAIEITDHRFHADAEKLIKALDKIPGIQHPQKHSHASQHSRAIRLPFEPEMVRIPPGKFLMGSNDGDLGERPVHEVNIDHAFEIGKYEVTFDEYDIFAKATGHKLPDDHDWIRGKRPVINVTFLDAKAYAEWLSVETGKKYRLPSEAEWEYVARAGTQTRYWWGDDIGVSNANCVGCGSRWDERKTAPVGSFKANTFGLYDTAGNVWELVRDCWHDNYDNAPDDGSAWLEKNGGDCNRCVIRGGSWSNAPQNLRSAHRFWSYLDVSNIFQGFRIARDF from the coding sequence ATGGCCAAAATTTTCATCAACTATCGCCGCAAGGATAGCGCACCGTATGCCGGGCGGCTGTACGACCGCCTGGCCGGTCATTTCGGCTATGATCATGTGTTCATGGATATCGACCAGATCGAACCGGGTGAAGTATTCGATCAAGTGATCGAGGACAAACTGGCAGCCGTGCAAGCGGCGGTGGTGCTGATCGGCGAGCACTGGCTGGATATCACCGATGCCAACGGGCAGCGGCGCTTGGACGATCCCGATGATTGGGTGCGGCTCGAAATTGCCGCAGTGCTCGAACGCGGTATCCGCGTCATCCCGGTGCTGGTGGGTGGTGCCACGATGCCGAAATCGACGCAACTGCCCGAATGCCTGGGACCGTTGACGCGACGCCAAGCGATTGAAATCACCGATCATCGTTTTCATGCGGATGCCGAGAAATTGATAAAGGCACTGGATAAAATCCCGGGTATCCAACATCCCCAAAAACATTCACATGCCAGTCAACATTCTCGTGCTATTCGATTGCCGTTTGAGCCGGAAATGGTACGCATCCCACCCGGAAAATTCTTGATGGGTTCCAATGATGGTGATTTGGGTGAGCGGCCAGTTCACGAAGTCAATATCGACCACGCCTTTGAAATCGGTAAATACGAGGTGACGTTCGACGAATACGATATATTTGCTAAGGCGACCGGTCACAAATTGCCGGATGACCATGACTGGATACGCGGTAAACGACCGGTGATCAATGTGACGTTTCTTGATGCAAAAGCTTATGCCGAATGGTTATCCGTGGAAACTGGTAAAAAATACCGTCTGCCGAGCGAGGCAGAATGGGAATACGTTGCACGGGCGGGTACGCAAACCCGCTACTGGTGGGGTGATGACATTGGAGTGAGCAACGCGAATTGCGTTGGGTGTGGCAGTCGATGGGATGAACGAAAAACTGCGCCGGTGGGTTCGTTTAAGGCAAATACGTTTGGTTTATATGATACCGCTGGTAATGTGTGGGAATTGGTGCGGGACTGTTGGCATGATAATTACGATAATGCGCCTGATGATGGTTCGGCGTGGCTGGAAAAGAATGGAGGCGACTGCAATCGTTGTGTGATTCGAGGTGGTTCTTGGAGCAATGCTCCTCAGAATCTGAGGTCGGCCCATCGCTTCTGGAGTTACCTGGATGTCTCAAATATTTTCCAGGGTTTTCGGATCGCCAGGGATTTTTGA
- a CDS encoding 2-hydroxy-3-oxopropionate reductase codes for MTTIGFIGLGIMGKPMAGHLIKGGHRLFLQSRSGVPADLVAAGGIALTSPQAVAQQAEIIITMLPDTPDVEKVLFGEHGVASGLQASTGGNKVIVDMSSISPLATREFAARVNALGHDYADAPVSGGDIGARDATLTIMVGASQAVFDRIQPILVLMGKSVARIGDVGSGQVCKVANQIVVSSAIEAVAEALLFASKAGVDPAKVRQALLGGFAASKALEVHGQRMIERRFEPGFRIELHHKDLNIALQSAAELGVSLPNTAAVRELFSACLAHGGATWDNSAIVKMLEKLANHEIHQHPE; via the coding sequence ATGACTACTATCGGTTTCATCGGTCTCGGTATCATGGGCAAGCCCATGGCGGGGCATTTGATCAAAGGCGGACATCGTCTGTTTTTACAGTCGCGCAGCGGCGTGCCGGCGGATTTGGTCGCGGCGGGCGGGATCGCTTTGACTTCGCCGCAGGCGGTGGCGCAGCAGGCGGAGATTATCATCACCATGCTGCCGGATACGCCGGATGTGGAAAAGGTGCTATTCGGCGAGCACGGCGTAGCGAGCGGTTTGCAGGCTTCGACAGGCGGGAACAAAGTGATTGTCGACATGAGTTCGATTTCACCGTTGGCGACGCGCGAATTTGCCGCGCGGGTGAACGCACTCGGGCATGATTACGCCGACGCGCCGGTGTCGGGTGGCGATATCGGCGCGCGGGATGCGACATTGACAATCATGGTCGGCGCCAGCCAAGCGGTGTTTGACCGGATTCAGCCGATTCTCGTGTTGATGGGGAAAAGCGTGGCGCGTATCGGCGACGTTGGTTCCGGCCAGGTGTGCAAGGTCGCCAACCAGATTGTGGTGTCGTCGGCGATCGAAGCGGTGGCGGAAGCGTTGCTGTTCGCGTCGAAGGCCGGTGTCGATCCGGCCAAGGTGCGGCAAGCGCTGCTCGGCGGATTTGCCGCGTCAAAGGCGCTGGAAGTGCACGGCCAGCGCATGATCGAACGGCGCTTCGAACCGGGTTTTCGCATCGAGCTGCATCACAAGGATTTGAACATCGCGTTGCAAAGCGCCGCCGAATTGGGCGTGAGCCTGCCGAACACGGCGGCGGTGCGTGAATTGTTTTCCGCTTGTCTCGCGCACGGCGGCGCAACATGGGATAATTCCGCCATTGTCAAAATGCTGGAAAAACTGGCCAATCACGAAATTCACCAACACCCGGAATAA
- the glcF gene encoding glycolate oxidase subunit GlcF — MQTKLADFIKNSPEGQEADEILRSCVHCGFCLATCPTYQLLGDELDSPRGRIYLMKQLLEGQPVTEKTQLHLDRCLTCRACETTCPSGVRYGALVDIGRGIVEKQVKRNLYSEVMRFTLRKVLPNALLFNTLFKAGQLVRPMLPSSLKKKIPARLGTAQTWPAARHARAMLVLDGCVQPALAPNINAACARVLDRLGISLIKAEKAGCCGAVTFHLNAQTEGLDYMRRNIDAWWPYVEQEKAEAIVMTASGCGVTVKDYGHLLSHDREYAEKAATISAMTKDISEILLTEKDRLQKLIESKKDGNQTKLAFHSPCTLQHGLKIRGTVEQILVATGFDLTVVPNAHLCCGSAGTYSILQPELSQQLLKNKVDALQSGQPDQIATANIGCLTHLQNGAAISVKHWIELIDQRLSAL; from the coding sequence ATGCAAACCAAGCTTGCCGATTTCATCAAGAATTCTCCGGAAGGACAGGAAGCCGACGAAATTCTACGCAGTTGCGTGCATTGCGGTTTCTGTCTGGCCACTTGTCCGACGTACCAGCTTTTGGGTGATGAACTGGACAGTCCGCGCGGACGGATTTATTTGATGAAGCAATTGCTTGAAGGGCAGCCGGTGACCGAGAAAACTCAGTTGCACCTGGATCGCTGCCTGACTTGCCGCGCGTGCGAAACCACGTGTCCGTCGGGTGTGCGTTACGGCGCGCTGGTCGATATTGGCCGAGGCATCGTTGAGAAACAAGTGAAGCGCAATTTATATTCCGAGGTCATGCGCTTTACGTTGCGCAAGGTATTGCCTAATGCATTGCTGTTCAATACGCTGTTTAAGGCGGGACAGTTGGTGCGCCCCATGCTGCCATCCAGTCTGAAGAAGAAAATCCCGGCAAGACTGGGTACTGCTCAAACCTGGCCGGCCGCGCGGCATGCCCGCGCCATGCTGGTGCTCGACGGTTGCGTGCAACCAGCCCTGGCGCCGAATATCAACGCAGCTTGCGCGCGGGTGCTGGATCGTCTGGGAATATCGCTGATCAAGGCTGAAAAAGCGGGGTGTTGCGGCGCAGTGACTTTTCATTTGAATGCGCAAACGGAAGGCCTGGATTACATGCGGCGCAATATCGATGCGTGGTGGCCGTATGTCGAGCAAGAAAAAGCCGAAGCGATCGTGATGACCGCCAGCGGTTGCGGGGTTACGGTGAAGGATTATGGTCATTTGCTGAGTCATGACCGGGAATATGCGGAAAAAGCCGCGACAATTTCGGCTATGACCAAAGATATCAGCGAAATACTGCTTACCGAGAAAGACAGGTTGCAGAAATTGATCGAGTCAAAAAAAGACGGAAATCAAACAAAATTGGCGTTTCATTCGCCTTGCACGCTGCAGCACGGCCTGAAAATCCGCGGCACAGTTGAACAAATACTGGTAGCGACCGGCTTTGATTTGACGGTTGTGCCTAATGCGCATCTTTGTTGCGGGTCAGCGGGAACTTATTCCATTCTGCAGCCGGAGCTTTCACAACAATTGCTGAAGAATAAAGTGGACGCGCTCCAATCCGGTCAACCGGATCAAATTGCAACCGCCAATATCGGTTGTTTGACGCATCTGCAAAATGGCGCGGCGATTTCTGTGAAGCATTGGATCGAGCTGATTGACCAACGGCTATCAGCACTATAG
- a CDS encoding FAD-linked oxidase C-terminal domain-containing protein — protein MSAQALADRLRSFLPREAVLFEAEDLRPYECDGLSAYRQLPGVVVLPQTEEQIVKILQLCYATRTPLVARGAGTGLSGGALPHAQGVLMSLAKLNRIIAIDPLARTARVQPGVRNLAISEAAAPHGLYYAPDPSSQIACSIGGNVAENSGGVHCLKYGLTVHNILKLRVLTIGGECLEIGGDSLDSAGYDLLALMTGSEGMLGIVTEITVKLIPKPEKAQLVMAAFDDVLKAGNAVANVIADGIIPAGMEMMDKITIHAVEEFLHAGYDLSAAAILLCESDGSAEEVADEIERIHAIMQQSGATGLRTSRDEAERLKLWAGRKAAFPAAGRVSPDYYCMDGTIPRKRLAEVLHGIDQLSQQYGLRCMNVFHAGDGNLHPLILYDANQPGELEKAEEFGGKILEMCIHAGGTITGEHGVGMEKINQMCIQFKTGELQLFHAVKAAFDPLGLLNPGKAVPTLHRCAELGAMHVHHGELKFADLPRF, from the coding sequence ATGTCTGCTCAAGCTCTAGCCGATCGATTGCGTTCGTTTCTGCCGCGCGAAGCGGTGTTGTTCGAAGCCGAAGATTTGCGGCCGTACGAATGCGACGGTTTGTCGGCTTACCGGCAATTGCCGGGCGTGGTGGTGTTGCCGCAAACCGAGGAACAGATCGTCAAAATTTTACAGCTTTGCTATGCAACCCGAACGCCGCTGGTGGCGCGCGGCGCGGGCACCGGTTTGTCGGGCGGCGCGTTGCCGCATGCGCAAGGCGTACTGATGTCGCTCGCCAAGCTCAATCGCATCATTGCCATCGATCCGCTGGCGCGCACCGCGCGGGTGCAGCCCGGCGTGCGCAATCTGGCGATCAGCGAAGCGGCTGCGCCGCACGGTTTGTATTACGCGCCCGATCCTTCGTCGCAAATCGCGTGCTCGATCGGCGGTAACGTCGCGGAAAATTCCGGTGGCGTGCATTGCCTGAAATACGGGCTGACGGTGCACAATATTCTTAAACTGCGCGTGCTGACCATCGGCGGCGAGTGTCTGGAGATCGGCGGTGACAGCCTGGACAGCGCCGGTTACGATCTGCTGGCGTTGATGACGGGTTCTGAGGGCATGCTCGGTATTGTCACCGAAATTACGGTGAAACTGATTCCGAAACCTGAAAAAGCGCAACTGGTGATGGCGGCGTTCGACGACGTGCTGAAAGCGGGCAATGCGGTGGCGAATGTCATCGCTGACGGGATTATTCCCGCCGGCATGGAAATGATGGATAAAATCACCATTCACGCGGTCGAGGAATTTCTGCACGCCGGTTACGACTTGAGCGCGGCAGCGATTTTACTGTGCGAATCCGACGGCAGCGCCGAGGAGGTCGCCGATGAGATCGAGCGTATTCATGCCATCATGCAGCAAAGCGGCGCGACCGGCCTGCGCACTTCCCGCGACGAGGCCGAACGGCTCAAGCTCTGGGCGGGACGCAAAGCGGCGTTTCCGGCGGCGGGGCGGGTGTCGCCCGATTATTACTGCATGGACGGTACGATACCGCGCAAGCGCTTGGCGGAGGTGTTGCACGGCATCGATCAGTTGTCGCAGCAATATGGACTGCGGTGTATGAATGTGTTTCACGCCGGGGACGGCAATTTGCACCCGCTGATTTTGTACGACGCCAATCAACCGGGTGAGCTGGAAAAAGCCGAAGAATTCGGCGGTAAAATCCTGGAAATGTGCATCCATGCCGGCGGCACGATTACCGGCGAACATGGCGTGGGCATGGAAAAGATCAATCAAATGTGCATTCAATTCAAAACCGGTGAGCTGCAGCTATTTCATGCGGTGAAAGCGGCATTCGATCCATTAGGGCTGCTGAATCCCGGCAAGGCGGTGCCCACGCTGCATCGTTGCGCAGAACTGGGGGCGATGCACGTGCACCACGGCGAGCTGAAATTCGCGGATTTGCCGCGATTCTAA
- a CDS encoding L,D-transpeptidase family protein, giving the protein MHKNKFSYLRDGLAYGFCASVFLLSGCQTFSTHPTPPPAPRVQSLPMPVASHEFSFDATRDDVVGAVQIVTADQEDTLSDIARRFNVGYEEIVSANPGVDPWLPKAGTRVVVPTQFVLPDAPRQGIVINLAAMRLFYFPKAKPGELQRVITHPVGIGRVEWKTPMGVTRVASKKANPAWIPTPSIRKEHAKNGNPLPAIVPPGPDNPMGTHVLKLDWPNYAIHGTDKPPSIGLRGSHGCVRMYPEDIVGIFNNVPVGTPVRVVNQPRLLGWRGDDLYLQAYPALEDDRRDHGQLLKKSLRTVRTTAKAKRNARPQAKINQALLAEALANPRAAAVPITQSEITLQAYLNHAKLVQNTLPFNATWDGNREGQLTASQVLEMASEEPRQIR; this is encoded by the coding sequence ATGCATAAAAATAAATTTTCATACCTGCGTGACGGCCTTGCCTACGGTTTTTGCGCCAGTGTTTTTCTGTTAAGCGGTTGCCAGACTTTCAGCACGCATCCAACACCGCCTCCCGCCCCCCGGGTTCAATCGCTGCCGATGCCGGTTGCCAGCCATGAGTTCAGTTTCGATGCAACGCGCGACGATGTCGTCGGCGCCGTGCAGATCGTTACTGCGGATCAGGAAGATACGTTGTCCGACATCGCGCGGCGGTTTAACGTCGGTTATGAAGAAATCGTCAGCGCCAATCCCGGTGTCGATCCGTGGTTGCCGAAAGCCGGTACCCGCGTCGTCGTGCCGACGCAGTTCGTGCTGCCCGATGCGCCGCGCCAGGGTATCGTCATCAATTTGGCTGCAATGCGGCTGTTTTATTTCCCGAAAGCCAAGCCCGGCGAACTTCAGCGCGTGATCACGCATCCGGTCGGCATCGGCCGGGTGGAGTGGAAAACGCCGATGGGCGTGACCCGCGTTGCATCGAAGAAAGCCAATCCGGCATGGATCCCGACACCTTCGATCAGAAAAGAGCACGCCAAGAACGGCAACCCGTTACCCGCGATCGTGCCGCCGGGACCGGATAATCCGATGGGCACGCATGTGTTGAAACTCGATTGGCCGAACTACGCCATCCACGGCACCGACAAGCCGCCGAGCATCGGCTTGCGCGGCAGCCACGGTTGCGTGCGCATGTACCCGGAAGATATCGTCGGTATTTTTAACAACGTGCCAGTCGGCACGCCGGTCCGCGTGGTGAACCAACCGCGCTTGCTCGGCTGGCGTGGTGATGATTTGTACCTGCAAGCTTATCCGGCTCTGGAAGACGACAGGCGCGATCACGGTCAGTTGCTGAAAAAATCACTGCGCACCGTGCGCACCACCGCCAAAGCAAAACGCAACGCCCGGCCGCAAGCAAAAATCAATCAGGCTTTACTGGCGGAAGCTTTAGCCAATCCGCGCGCAGCCGCTGTGCCGATTACGCAATCCGAAATAACGTTGCAAGCCTATCTCAATCACGCCAAGCTTGTGCAAAACACGCTGCCGTTCAACGCTACCTGGGACGGTAATAGGGAAGGACAATTGACGGCAAGTCAGGTATTGGAGATGGCCAGCGAAGAGCCACGGCAGATCCGCTGA
- a CDS encoding DUF6691 family protein: MMMITALLAGLVFGMGLILSGMVNPAIVLAFLDVAGDWDASLLWVMGGAVTAGSVAFALAKRQKTSFLGVPMQLPAAAKIDKRLLLGSFLFGIGWGIAGICPGPALVLAGSGKTEIFVFLIPMLLGMGIFEIVEKKHR, translated from the coding sequence ATGATGATGATCACGGCGTTGCTGGCGGGTCTTGTGTTTGGCATGGGACTTATTCTATCCGGGATGGTCAACCCGGCCATTGTTCTGGCCTTTTTGGATGTGGCGGGCGACTGGGATGCTTCGCTGCTTTGGGTAATGGGCGGCGCTGTTACAGCCGGTTCCGTTGCGTTTGCTTTGGCAAAAAGGCAGAAAACCAGCTTTCTCGGGGTGCCGATGCAATTGCCTGCTGCGGCAAAGATTGACAAGCGTTTGTTATTAGGGAGTTTCCTATTTGGTATCGGCTGGGGGATTGCCGGCATTTGTCCGGGACCGGCGCTGGTGCTGGCCGGGTCCGGAAAAACGGAGATTTTTGTATTTTTAATACCAATGTTGCTGGGTATGGGGATTTTTGAAATTGTCGAGAAAAAACATCGGTAA
- a CDS encoding helix-turn-helix transcriptional regulator, with product MKTQPVLNDMAALHASASDACALLKILANEDRLLILCELSRGTRNVGELEEILGIHQPTLSQQLTVLREENLVETERKGKYIYYTLASKEAIKVMETLFDLYCKSACEGVS from the coding sequence ATGAAAACACAACCGGTATTAAACGATATGGCAGCATTGCATGCGTCAGCCTCGGATGCATGCGCTTTGCTGAAAATTCTGGCTAATGAGGATCGATTGCTGATTCTGTGCGAGCTTAGCAGGGGAACCCGGAATGTAGGGGAACTGGAGGAAATTCTGGGGATACATCAGCCGACTTTGTCTCAGCAATTGACCGTGTTACGCGAAGAGAATTTGGTTGAAACGGAACGCAAAGGCAAATATATTTATTACACGCTGGCGAGTAAGGAAGCCATCAAGGTCATGGAAACTTTGTTTGATTTATACTGCAAATCAGCGTGCGAAGGGGTAAGCTGA
- the glcE gene encoding glycolate oxidase subunit GlcE yields MQAIIEQYQDTIRTAADNKSPLQIRGGGTKHFYGNAPAVQPSAFLDTTAYHGIVDYEPTELVMTARAGTRLADVEALLAQHGQMLAFEPPHFGAAATLGGCVAAGLSGPRRATAGAVRDFVLGLRLLDGTGKDLRFGGQVMKNVAGYDVSRLMAGALGTLGVILEVSLKVLPNPPAEMTLQFSMNEAAAIEQMNQWAGKPLPVSATCHADGELFVRLSGAESTVRAARVKLGGEEMADGEAFWQSLREQTHGFFQSGQPLWRLSVRPTAAPLALPGKQLLEWNGGLRWLSSDDGLDVETTRKLAKDAGGHAILFRNNRARQAVFHPLEPAMMTIHRSLKQQFDPAGIFNRGRLYPDL; encoded by the coding sequence ATGCAAGCAATCATCGAACAGTATCAGGACACCATTCGCACCGCAGCGGACAACAAATCCCCGCTGCAAATCCGCGGCGGCGGTACCAAGCATTTTTATGGCAACGCGCCAGCCGTGCAACCGAGTGCATTCCTCGATACCACCGCGTATCACGGCATTGTCGATTATGAACCGACCGAACTGGTGATGACCGCGCGCGCCGGTACCCGGCTGGCGGATGTCGAAGCATTATTGGCGCAGCATGGGCAAATGCTGGCATTTGAGCCGCCGCATTTCGGCGCGGCTGCGACGCTTGGCGGTTGCGTTGCCGCCGGTTTGTCCGGACCGCGCCGCGCCACTGCCGGAGCGGTGCGCGATTTTGTGCTGGGTTTGCGCCTACTCGATGGAACCGGGAAGGATTTACGGTTTGGCGGACAGGTAATGAAGAATGTCGCCGGTTACGATGTGTCGCGTTTGATGGCCGGTGCATTAGGGACTTTGGGCGTGATACTGGAGGTATCGCTCAAAGTGCTGCCGAATCCGCCGGCTGAAATGACGCTGCAATTTTCAATGAACGAAGCGGCGGCCATCGAGCAAATGAATCAATGGGCCGGTAAACCGCTGCCGGTTTCCGCGACTTGCCATGCCGACGGTGAATTGTTCGTGCGCCTGTCCGGCGCGGAATCGACGGTGCGGGCTGCTCGTGTCAAGCTGGGCGGCGAGGAAATGGCGGATGGTGAAGCATTTTGGCAATCACTGCGAGAGCAAACGCACGGTTTTTTCCAATCCGGCCAGCCGCTGTGGCGCTTGTCGGTTCGACCCACCGCCGCGCCGCTGGCATTGCCGGGAAAACAATTGCTGGAATGGAACGGCGGTTTACGCTGGTTATCGAGCGATGATGGTTTAGACGTGGAAACGACTCGCAAATTGGCGAAAGATGCGGGCGGGCATGCAATATTGTTTCGAAACAACAGAGCGCGCCAAGCGGTGTTTCATCCGCTAGAACCGGCTATGATGACCATTCATCGCTCGCTGAAACAACAATTTGATCCTGCGGGGATTTTTAACCGCGGAAGACTTTATCCGGATTTATAA
- a CDS encoding YeeE/YedE family protein, whose translation MNILLESVPWHAAAGGAVIGLAVAVLLLFNGRIAGISGIVGGLLRMPKGDIGWRVAFIAGLVLSVAIWKLFWILPEIKIEAGYGMLALAGLLVGYGTRLGSGCTSGHGVCGLSRRSPRSIAATVVFMTMGFATVYWMRHVWF comes from the coding sequence GTGAATATTTTATTGGAATCGGTGCCATGGCATGCCGCCGCCGGTGGCGCGGTAATCGGTTTGGCGGTTGCGGTGTTATTGCTCTTTAATGGGCGCATTGCCGGTATCTCCGGAATTGTTGGCGGGTTGTTGCGGATGCCGAAAGGCGACATCGGCTGGCGGGTAGCCTTTATAGCAGGGCTTGTTCTGTCCGTGGCCATTTGGAAACTTTTCTGGATTCTGCCGGAAATAAAGATCGAGGCCGGTTACGGTATGTTAGCGCTGGCTGGCTTGCTGGTGGGTTACGGTACACGGCTGGGTTCCGGATGTACCAGCGGTCACGGTGTTTGCGGTTTATCGCGGAGATCGCCGCGATCGATTGCAGCGACTGTTGTTTTTATGACCATGGGTTTTGCAACGGTTTATTGGATGCGTCACGTGTGGTTTTAA
- a CDS encoding DnaJ domain-containing protein: MIERRNYYRILHVQPDAPMAVISESYRMLMHKLKTHPDLESADWNADLLKIAYDTLRDPDKRAGYDRELLKRYHIRILSQGALGAAAVNPDAENSRAEGTANFKQRNYYRILQVQADAPITTITASYWALRKNSPHDHAMLDEAYRILSNPASRKHYDALLAGDMWQAAKKEMEIKKDQLPALFANFFRPAQSAIEPYQAVITHYCSFCKTPHVSQTGFYQSGNCLECSSPLAAFQQDQLDSPYRMLTRINVRGELTFYLFWPGRPCQGIFQDLSPAGIRFLTNVMLDRSDIIKIDAPNFQAVAEVTHTRQENGGFSVGTRFLAARFDQRRGNFVSLQV; this comes from the coding sequence ATGATTGAGCGGCGCAATTATTATCGCATTCTTCATGTGCAGCCCGATGCGCCAATGGCGGTGATTAGCGAGAGTTACCGGATGCTGATGCATAAGCTTAAAACACATCCGGATCTGGAAAGCGCGGATTGGAATGCCGATCTGCTGAAGATTGCTTATGATACCTTGCGGGATCCTGATAAGCGCGCCGGATATGACCGCGAATTATTGAAGCGCTACCATATCCGGATACTGAGCCAAGGAGCGTTGGGTGCCGCGGCGGTGAATCCGGATGCGGAAAATTCGCGTGCTGAAGGGACTGCGAATTTTAAGCAGCGCAATTATTACCGGATTTTGCAGGTGCAGGCGGATGCGCCAATAACCACAATTACCGCAAGCTACTGGGCTTTAAGAAAGAATTCACCGCACGATCATGCCATGCTTGATGAGGCCTACCGGATTTTATCCAATCCGGCATCGCGCAAACATTATGACGCGTTATTGGCCGGCGATATGTGGCAGGCGGCCAAAAAGGAAATGGAAATCAAAAAAGATCAGCTTCCGGCGTTGTTTGCGAATTTTTTTAGACCCGCGCAATCTGCAATCGAACCTTATCAGGCAGTGATCACGCATTACTGCTCTTTTTGTAAAACGCCGCATGTATCGCAGACCGGCTTTTATCAAAGCGGCAATTGCCTGGAGTGCTCCAGCCCGTTGGCGGCATTCCAGCAAGACCAACTGGATTCACCCTATCGAATGCTGACCCGCATCAATGTGCGGGGGGAATTGACATTTTATTTGTTCTGGCCGGGGAGGCCATGTCAGGGCATTTTTCAAGATTTGTCGCCTGCCGGAATTCGTTTTTTGACGAACGTGATGCTGGATCGAAGCGATATTATCAAAATCGACGCTCCCAATTTTCAAGCAGTGGCGGAAGTCACGCATACACGGCAAGAAAACGGCGGGTTTTCGGTCGGCACACGGTTTCTGGCGGCGAGATTCGATCAGCGGCGAGGCAATTTCGTGTCGCTGCAAGTTTGA